A genomic region of Mesorhizobium sp. NZP2077 contains the following coding sequences:
- a CDS encoding 4-hydroxyproline epimerase, whose protein sequence is MAKKSFFCIDGHTCGNPVRLVAGGGPLLEGSTMMERRAHFLAEYDWIRTGLMFEPRGHDVMSGSILYQPTREDCDIAILFIETSGCLPMCGHGTIGTVTMAIEHGLIKPKTPGVLRLDTPAGLVIAEYKQVGEYVEEVRITNVPSFLYAEGLTVECPGLGEITVDVAYGGNFYAIVEPQANYRDMADHSAGDLIAWSPVVRQRLNEKYTFVHPENPGINRLSHMLWTGKATVDGADARNAVFYGDKAIDRSPCGTGTSARMAQLHAKGKLKAGDAFVHESIIGSLFKGKVEKEVAVAGKAAIIPSIGGWARMTGLNTIFIDDRDPFAHGFVVK, encoded by the coding sequence ATGGCCAAGAAATCCTTCTTCTGCATTGACGGCCACACTTGCGGCAATCCGGTGCGGCTGGTCGCCGGCGGCGGCCCGCTGCTTGAGGGCTCGACGATGATGGAACGGCGCGCGCATTTCCTCGCCGAATATGACTGGATCCGCACCGGCCTGATGTTCGAGCCGCGCGGCCATGACGTGATGTCGGGTTCGATCCTGTACCAGCCGACGCGCGAGGATTGCGACATCGCCATCCTGTTCATCGAAACCTCCGGCTGCCTGCCGATGTGCGGGCACGGCACCATCGGCACGGTGACGATGGCGATAGAACACGGGCTGATCAAGCCGAAGACGCCAGGTGTGCTGAGGCTCGACACGCCGGCCGGCCTGGTCATCGCCGAGTACAAACAGGTCGGCGAGTATGTCGAGGAGGTGCGCATCACCAACGTGCCGTCCTTCCTTTATGCCGAGGGTCTGACGGTCGAATGCCCCGGGCTCGGCGAGATCACCGTCGATGTCGCGTATGGCGGCAATTTCTACGCCATCGTCGAGCCGCAGGCGAATTATCGCGACATGGCGGATCATTCGGCCGGCGACCTCATCGCCTGGAGCCCGGTGGTGCGCCAGCGGCTGAACGAGAAATACACTTTCGTGCATCCGGAAAATCCTGGGATCAACCGGCTGTCGCATATGCTGTGGACCGGCAAGGCGACGGTGGACGGGGCCGACGCCCGCAATGCCGTCTTCTACGGCGACAAGGCGATCGACCGTTCACCGTGCGGCACCGGCACCTCGGCGCGTATGGCGCAGCTTCATGCCAAGGGCAAGCTCAAGGCCGGCGATGCCTTCGTGCATGAATCGATCATCGGTTCACTGTTCAAGGGCAAGGTCGAAAAGGAGGTCGCTGTCGCGGGCAAGGCGGCGATCATTCCCTCGATCGGCGGCTGGGCGCGCATGACCGGACTGAACACGATCTTCATCGACGACCGCGATCCGTTCGCGCATGGCTTTGTGGTCAAGTGA
- a CDS encoding branched-chain amino acid ABC transporter permease LivH (LivHMGF is the membrane component of the LIV-I/LS branched-chain amino acid transporter), with translation MQYFVQQLINGLTLGSIYGLIAIGYTMVYGIIGMINFAHGDIFMVGAFTALIVFLVLGALFYSVPVVVALLVMMIVAMLLTSLYNWTIEKVAYRPLRGSFRLAPLITAIGMSIALSNFVQVTQGPRNKPIPPMVSKVYDIGGISVSLKQIIIVVVTALLLALFWYLVNKTSLGRAQRACEQDRKMAALLGIDVDRTISITFIMGAALAAVAGTLFLMYYGVIAFSDGFTPGVKAFTAAVLGGIGSLPGAVLGGLMIGFIESMWSAYFSIDYKDVAAFSILAIVLIFLPSGILGRPEVEKV, from the coding sequence ATGCAGTACTTTGTCCAGCAGCTTATCAACGGGCTGACGCTGGGATCGATCTATGGGCTGATCGCGATCGGCTACACGATGGTCTACGGCATCATCGGCATGATCAACTTCGCCCATGGCGACATTTTCATGGTGGGCGCCTTCACGGCGCTGATCGTCTTCCTCGTCCTTGGCGCTCTGTTCTATTCGGTGCCCGTGGTCGTAGCACTGCTGGTCATGATGATCGTGGCGATGCTGCTCACCAGCCTCTACAACTGGACAATCGAGAAGGTGGCCTACCGGCCGCTGCGCGGCTCGTTCCGGCTGGCGCCGCTGATCACCGCCATCGGCATGTCGATCGCGCTGTCGAACTTCGTCCAGGTGACGCAAGGGCCGCGCAACAAGCCGATCCCGCCGATGGTGTCGAAAGTCTACGACATCGGCGGCATCAGCGTGTCGCTGAAGCAGATTATCATCGTCGTCGTCACCGCGCTGCTGCTGGCGCTGTTCTGGTACCTGGTCAACAAGACCTCGCTTGGCCGCGCCCAGCGCGCCTGCGAACAGGATCGCAAGATGGCGGCGCTGCTCGGCATCGATGTCGACCGCACCATCTCGATCACCTTCATCATGGGTGCTGCCCTAGCCGCCGTCGCCGGCACGCTGTTCCTGATGTACTACGGCGTCATCGCCTTCTCCGACGGCTTCACGCCGGGTGTGAAAGCGTTCACCGCGGCGGTGCTCGGCGGCATCGGGTCGCTGCCGGGCGCGGTGCTCGGCGGGCTGATGATCGGCTTCATCGAAAGCATGTGGTCGGCCTATTTCTCGATCGACTACAAGGACGTCGCGGCGTTCTCGATCCTGGCCATCGTGCTGATCTTCCTGCCTTCCGGCATTCTGGGCCGGCCAGAAGTCGAAAAGGTCTGA
- the livM gene encoding high-affinity branched-chain amino acid ABC transporter permease LivM, with protein sequence MAVTVSPERDVVATPTQRALKEGFYAGAISLGLFVLFVGLKTGQNISNELVVTTRWGLLAAVVIATAVGRFLYVAYGQPFMASQKITNVATGLLPASVASRFFQLPWFIAAVVAAVLLFVFNGSLAGWVGAEPAGYLQFLRALAIIYVLACVIYYFRAFIHANFTKLGITALVLYPILVVAVLSLNAWSITGGLQGSLKWVDNFGIQILIYVMLAWGLNIVVGLAGLLDLGYVAFYALGAYAYALLATQFGLSFWILLPAAGAMAALWGVLLGFPVLRLRGDYLAIVTLAFGEIIRLVLINWREVTNGSAGISGIPKVSFFGLMSFNVSDPNYIAKVLGIAQSGAYYKIFLYYLILGLCLLTAFVTIRLRRLPVGRAWEALREDEIACRSLGINTTTTKLTAFATGAMFGGFAGSFFAARQGFVSPESFVFLESAIILAIVVLGGMGSLVGIAVAAMVMIGGTEALRELDFLKQIFGPDFTPELYRMLLFGMAMVIVMLWKPRGFVGSREPTAFLKERRAVSSSFTKEGHG encoded by the coding sequence ATGGCCGTCACCGTATCTCCCGAGCGCGACGTCGTCGCCACCCCTACCCAACGCGCCCTGAAGGAAGGGTTCTATGCCGGCGCCATTTCGCTTGGCCTGTTCGTGCTGTTCGTCGGGCTGAAGACCGGTCAGAACATTTCCAACGAACTGGTCGTGACGACGCGCTGGGGCCTGCTTGCCGCCGTGGTGATCGCCACGGCCGTCGGGCGCTTCCTCTATGTCGCCTATGGCCAGCCCTTCATGGCCAGCCAGAAGATAACCAACGTTGCCACCGGCCTGTTGCCGGCCAGCGTGGCATCACGGTTCTTCCAGTTGCCGTGGTTCATCGCCGCTGTTGTCGCAGCGGTGCTGCTGTTCGTGTTCAACGGCTCGCTCGCCGGATGGGTGGGCGCGGAACCGGCCGGCTACCTGCAATTCCTGCGCGCCCTGGCGATCATCTACGTGCTGGCTTGCGTGATCTACTACTTCCGCGCCTTCATCCATGCCAACTTCACCAAATTGGGCATCACGGCGCTGGTGCTCTACCCGATCCTCGTGGTCGCGGTGCTGTCGCTGAACGCCTGGTCCATTACTGGCGGGCTGCAGGGTTCGCTGAAATGGGTCGATAATTTCGGCATCCAGATCCTGATCTATGTGATGCTGGCCTGGGGCCTGAACATCGTCGTCGGCCTCGCCGGCCTGCTCGATCTCGGCTACGTCGCCTTCTATGCGCTTGGCGCCTACGCGTACGCGCTTCTCGCCACGCAGTTCGGCCTGTCGTTCTGGATCCTGTTGCCGGCCGCCGGTGCCATGGCGGCGCTGTGGGGCGTTCTGCTCGGCTTCCCGGTGCTGCGCCTGCGTGGCGACTATCTGGCGATCGTAACGCTGGCTTTCGGTGAGATCATCCGCCTGGTGCTGATCAACTGGCGCGAGGTCACCAACGGATCGGCCGGCATTTCCGGCATTCCCAAGGTCAGCTTCTTCGGCCTGATGTCGTTCAACGTGTCGGACCCGAACTATATCGCCAAGGTGCTCGGCATCGCCCAGTCAGGCGCCTACTACAAGATTTTTCTCTACTATCTGATCCTGGGCCTGTGCCTGCTCACCGCCTTCGTCACCATCCGGCTGCGCCGCCTGCCGGTCGGCCGGGCCTGGGAAGCGCTGCGCGAGGACGAGATCGCCTGCCGCTCGCTCGGCATCAACACCACCACCACCAAGCTGACCGCCTTTGCCACCGGCGCCATGTTCGGCGGTTTCGCCGGCTCTTTCTTTGCCGCGCGGCAAGGCTTCGTCAGCCCGGAATCCTTCGTCTTCCTGGAATCGGCCATCATCCTGGCCATCGTCGTTCTCGGCGGCATGGGCTCGCTGGTCGGCATCGCGGTTGCCGCGATGGTGATGATTGGCGGCACCGAGGCGCTGCGCGAGCTCGACTTCCTCAAGCAGATATTCGGGCCTGACTTCACCCCGGAGCTCTACCGCATGCTGCTGTTCGGCATGGCAATGGTCATCGTCATGCTGTGGAAGCCGCGCGGCTTCGTCGGCAGTCGTGAACCGACGGCCTTCCTCAAAGAGCGAAGGGCTGTCTCCAGTTCCTTCACCAAGGAGGGCCACGGCTGA
- a CDS encoding FAD-binding oxidoreductase, with translation MPGNSKSPEQEQRSATGACSPRWRGEGEDIAIVGGGIIGICAAAFLAEAGRSVTIFDRTGICEETSSGNAAAFAFSDVLPLAHKGMIKNLPKWLADPLGPLSIPPAYLPKLLPWLIRFWRAGAPEKYEASLAAQAGMMKLAEAEWMGLLDRSGTRPMLREDGSLELYESEAEFQAGLSGWAARERFGIGFRHVEGKDLAGLQPGLSPRFVKGTFVPGWKTVADPKPLGKAVWAYAEAKGARFEMARIDRVAADQDGATLTLADGTTRHARQLVVAAGAWSHLLARQLGDRIPLETERGYNTTLPKGAFDVKRQLIFSGHGFVITPLETGLRVGGAVELGGIERPPNYARSKALLQKAQKFLPGLNPSGGREWMGFRPSLPDSVPVIGKASGSRPVVYAFGHGHLGLTQAAATGRLIREIILGQTLPLDLAPFSPQRF, from the coding sequence GTGCCAGGAAATTCCAAATCCCCGGAACAGGAGCAACGCTCCGCCACTGGGGCATGTTCTCCTCGTTGGCGGGGGGAAGGCGAGGACATCGCCATCGTCGGCGGTGGCATCATCGGCATCTGCGCGGCGGCCTTCCTTGCCGAGGCAGGGCGCAGCGTGACAATCTTCGACCGCACCGGCATCTGCGAGGAGACGAGTTCCGGCAATGCCGCTGCCTTCGCCTTCTCCGACGTGCTGCCGCTGGCGCACAAGGGCATGATCAAGAACCTGCCGAAATGGCTGGCCGATCCGCTTGGCCCGCTCAGCATTCCGCCGGCCTACCTGCCGAAGCTGCTGCCCTGGCTGATCCGCTTCTGGCGTGCCGGCGCGCCGGAAAAATACGAGGCCAGTCTCGCCGCCCAGGCCGGCATGATGAAGCTCGCTGAAGCGGAATGGATGGGCCTGCTCGATCGCTCCGGTACGCGGCCGATGCTGCGCGAGGATGGCTCGCTCGAACTCTACGAGAGTGAGGCCGAGTTTCAGGCTGGGCTGTCCGGTTGGGCGGCGCGCGAACGTTTCGGCATCGGCTTTCGCCATGTCGAGGGTAAGGATCTGGCGGGCTTGCAGCCAGGCCTGTCACCGCGTTTCGTCAAGGGCACCTTCGTGCCGGGCTGGAAGACGGTCGCCGACCCAAAACCGCTCGGCAAGGCGGTGTGGGCTTACGCCGAAGCCAAAGGCGCCCGCTTTGAAATGGCCCGCATCGACCGGGTCGCTGCGGACCAGGATGGCGCGACACTGACGCTGGCCGATGGCACGACCAGGCATGCGAGGCAGCTCGTCGTCGCCGCCGGCGCCTGGTCGCACCTTTTGGCGCGGCAACTTGGCGATCGCATTCCGCTGGAAACCGAGCGCGGCTACAACACGACCTTGCCCAAGGGCGCCTTCGACGTGAAGCGGCAGCTTATCTTTTCCGGGCATGGCTTCGTCATCACGCCGCTGGAGACGGGCCTGCGCGTCGGCGGTGCCGTCGAACTCGGCGGCATCGAGCGGCCGCCCAATTATGCCAGGTCGAAGGCGCTTCTGCAGAAGGCACAGAAATTCCTGCCGGGGCTCAATCCCTCGGGCGGGCGCGAATGGATGGGGTTCAGGCCTTCGCTGCCGGATTCGGTTCCTGTCATCGGCAAGGCTTCGGGAAGCCGGCCGGTGGTCTATGCTTTCGGCCACGGCCATCTCGGCCTGACCCAGGCGGCAGCAACGGGACGGTTGATCCGGGAAATCATCCTGGGGCAGACTCTGCCTTTAGATCTGGCCCCTTTCAGTCCACAACGTTTTTGA